The Streptomyces sp. DG1A-41 genomic sequence CTACGCCGCGCAGCGGACCAGGAGGGCCGGCGGAATCCTACGACTGCACAACCCGCCACAGTCGCTGGGGCGGATCCTCGACCTCACCGGCTGCGGGGCCCTGCTTCTCGGCCTACCGCTCGGGCATCGGCCTCCGTCTCTCGGGGACGTCCCTGCCCCGGCTGCTCCAGCCCTCCCGTACCGGAGTGTTCCGCCGGGGCCCGTCCTCTCGGGCGATGCGCGGTGAAGGCCCAGCCCAGGAAGGGACAGCCGCACAAGCCCCATGCAGGCGAGTCGTCCACCATGGACGCGGTCCGATTGCGTCGGATGAACCGCTGGCTGACGCAGGGCCTGAGCGGCGAACTGGCGGATATGTACGTCGACTCCCGCGAGACGTCCGCCGCGGAGGCGTACCGCAGCCGCAGCCGCCAGGACTTCCTGAACCGTCTCACCGGTGACATCCGTCGGCCGGGGTTCGCCATGGTGATCGCGGAGACGGACCACCTGGTGGGAGGTGCCTTCAGGTTCCCGGTGGGCAGTGACGGCTTCTGGTGGTCCGGGTTCGACGGAGCACTGCCGCAGAGCATCGAGCAACTCACGGCGTCCGGCGGCGTCTTCGCGATCACCAGCATCCTGGTCCAGCCACACCCACAGGACCAGGACGTGGCCCGCCGTTTGCAGGAGCGGCTGCTGGGCGACCATTAGGCGTCACTCGGTGCCACCTTGGTGGAACCGGACGATCACCCGACCCTCGCGTCGCTCCGCTCATGGGGATGGCTGGACGTGGGAGAGGTGTGGCGGCCGGCGGGCCCGACCATGTTGCGTGCGCTGGTATTCCCCCTCGGGGAACGAACCACGGCGCGGCTGGAGGGCCTGGCACACGATGCCTGGACCCGGTGGCCCGGATGAGGTCCGACAGTCGCTCGGCCCGCATCCAGGTGTTGGTCGCCGAGCAGGCGGCCCGACGCGGTGCCCGGGTCGGCGTGGTCGATGTGTGCACCGCGGCCGTGGCCGCACTGCCGGTCGGCGGAGCCGGGGTATCAGCGATGTCCAAGACCGCCGCAAGCCATCCGCTGTGCAGCACCGACGGCATCAGCGAACAGCTGGAGGAGCTCCAGCTCACCCTGGGCGAGGGGCCCTGTGTGGACGCCTTCACCCAGGGTTCCGCCGTTCTGACACCTGATCTGCTGACCGGCGCGATGCAGGACCGCTGGGCCGTGTTCGCCGATGCGGCCCTGGTAGCCGGGGCACGCGCGGTCTTCGCGCTCCCTTTGCAGATGGGGGCGATCAGCCCGGGAGTTCTGGACCTGTACGCCGACGTCCCCACCGTGCTGGACACCGAGGAGCTGGCCGACGCGCTGGCGTTCGCCGACCTGGCGACGCTGCTCCTGCTCGACGCGCGGATCGACGAGACGGGCGCGCCGGTCGACGGAGTACTGGCAGATCGCGGCTTCGAGGACCTGGGCGGATACCGGGCGGAGATCGACCAGGCCACCGGCATCCTCACCGTCCAGCTCGGCGTCAACATCGACGAAGCCTTCGTCCGGCTCCGCGCCTACGCCACCTGCTGCCCGGGGAGGGGCTGGCCGCTGCGCCCGGGAGCCGACAGGGTTAAGGGGTGGAAGGGCCGGGGAGTTCCACTACCACCGATTCCGGAGATCCCCATGGTTCTTCCAGTGCGGCCCGAAGTGCGGTGACGGTATCCGCGCCGATGCGCCCGGCGAGCGTGGCTTCGAGCCCGGCCAGGATCTGCATCGTCTCCGCGCGGCGCCGGACGCCGGACGCCGAGAGCAGCACGAGCTTCGACCGGGCGGATCGCGGATCGCTCTCCACGGTCACCACACCCGCGGCGACAAGTTCGTGGACCCACTGGTGTGCTGTCGGGGCGCTGACGCCCAGACGCCGAGCCAGCTCGGCAATGCTCGCCCCCTCTGACGGGAGCTGACTCAGCAGAGTCACGTGTGCCGCACTGATGGCCGACCCGTCTTCCTGGGCCTCGAACGCAGTGGTCAGGGCAGCTCGGAACCAGTTGTGTGCGCGCCACAGCAGCCGGATGAGCGGCTCGGATTCAGACGGGGAGGAGGCCATGTGGTTCTGCTTTCACGCTGGGGCGGTCGGTTCGGCGTGGTCTGCCGATCGTAAGCCGGTCAGATCGGGCGCCCAACATCGCCGGGGCTTCCGAGATCAACCTCCATTAGGTAGCCTACGAGTAGGTTACCTAATGGTTGGTTCGATCGATCCCCAGCCCCGACCTCATGCCCCGATTCGCCTGAAATCGATGGAAAGGCAGGATGATGACGACAGGATCGTCTGTATCCCCCCTCGCCGCGGACACCTCGCGGCGGCGTCTGCTGGCCGCCGCAGCCGGTGCCGCCGCCGGCACAGCAGCCCTCGCGGCCCCGCCCGCCGCCGCCCAGGCCGCCACCTCCACGTCGGCCGGGACCGCCGCCGGCCGCCCGGGGCGCGGTATGAAGGTGATCGCAGTCGAAGAGGCGTTCTCCGTTCCGGAGCTGATCCCGTGGCCGGGCGAAGCCTGGATGCCCCCCGGCTGGGGGAAGAGTGGGGGCGCCGGCTCGCCGACCTCACGGAGTTGCGGCTGGCGGACATGGACGAGCATGGCGTTGACATGCAGGTCCTGTCGCTCACCTCACCCGGCGTGGAGGCCATCGAGGACCCCTCCGAGGCCGTGGCCACGGCCCGCCGGGTCAACGACTACCTGGCCGACGTGGTCGCCGCCCACCCGACACGGTTCGCCGGCTTCGCCACCCTGCCGTTGCAGGACCCGAAGGCCGCCGTGGTCGAACTGCGCCGGGCGGTGGAGCAACTCGGCCTCAAGGGAGTCCTGCACAATGACCACGTTCAGGGCCACTACCTCGACGAGCCGCAGTTCCGGCCGGTGTGGGCCGAGCTTGAACGGCTTGGCGTGACGCTCTACCTCCATCCCGCGCTCTTCCCCGCCGATCAGTGGCGGGTGTTCCAGGGGCACCCCGTGCTGAGCGGGCCGTCCTGGGGATGGACAGCGCAGGTCGGCGCCCACGCACTTCGCCTGATCTACGGTGGAGTGTTCGACGAGTTCCCCGGGGCCTCGGTGACGCTGGGGCACATGGGAGAACTGCTGCCTTTCCAGCTGGCCCGGCTCGACAGCCGCTACCACCAGGCCGACCCCAAGAGCAGGCCACGACAACTGCCCTCCCACTACCTGCGGCACAACCTCTACGCGACCACCAGCGGCGTCTTCTCCCACGCGGCCCTCCTCGGAGCCGTCCAGGCCATCGGCGCCGACCGGCTGCTGTTCGCCGTCGACTACCCCTACGAATCAACGGCAGAGGCAGTCGAGTTCCTCCGCACAGCGCCGTTCTCCCGCGCCGACCTCAAACGCATCGCACACCGCAATGCGGCACACCTGCTGAACCTCTGATCAAGACGTCAGCAGGTGAGGAGTGTGGCTGGGCCGACGGCACATACATGTGCCGTCGGCCCAGCCCCGAGCACCGGCACCGAATGCTCGGTCCTGAGCCGACGGGATCCGCCCGCACGTCGATGGCGTTGGTACGCCACTTGAGCAGACCTTCAAACGGTGACCCTCGTCCGGCTGGGCGCGACCTCCGTCAGGCAGGGCCCGGCCCACCACGCCGACAGCAAGAACGAATCCTCCGCACCTCGGGAAGACAGGCTCGCGCCATGGCAGACGCACTCCTGACCGACACCACCACGGGAACCGTTCGCGGATGCGCACTCTCCGGCGGAGGCCGTCTCTTCGCCGGTATCCCCTTCGCCGCACCCCCGGTGGGCGAGCTGCGGTTCCGCCCGCCCCAGCCGCCCCGGTCGCGGCAGGGTGTCCGCCAGGCCGACACCTTCGCACCGGCGCCTGCGCAGGGCGCCTCTTCCCTGATGTCGGAGGCGAGCCGGAAGTCCTCCTTCCCCGCCTTCCCCACGGCGGAGATCCGGGAGACGTCCGAGGACTGCCTGTATCTCAACGTCTGGACGCCCACGGCGACGGTGGAGGACGCCATCCGCCCCGTCATCGTGTGGATCTACGGCGGCGGATACGAGGCCGGCTCCGCCGCACCCCCCTACAGCGATGGGGCTGCGCTCGCCCGGCAGACCGGCGCGGTCGTCGTCACCGCCAACTACCGCCTGGGGCACTCGGTTTCTGCACCTGGCCGACCTCGGCAGCCAGTGGGCGGGGTCGACCAATCTCGCCCTGCAGGACCAGATGGCCGCACTGCGCTGGGTACGGGACAACATCGCCTCCTTCGGCGGCGACCCCGGCAACATCACCGTGGCGGGGCAGTCCGCCGGTGCCTTCTCCATCGGAGCCCTGCTGGCCGCACCCGCGGCCGCCGGCCTCTTCCACAAGGCGATCCTCCAGAGCGGCAGCACGTCCCGAATCTTCGACCGGGCCACCGCCACCACCATGGCCGAGGACCTGATCACCGCACTCCGCCTCGATGGCCCGGAGGACCTGCTCACCGTCACCTGCCAGCGGATCCTGGACGCCCAGAGCACGGTCGTCACCGGCGACATCGGGCAGCGCA encodes the following:
- a CDS encoding STAS domain-containing protein: MPLPQLTIYRHDQRHRALITLAGEIGLESAPLVRAALAQCLSDGIRIVDVDLTPVTFCDCSGLNAFLYAAQRTRRAGGILRLHNPPQSLGRILDLTGCGALLLGLPLGHRPPSLGDVPAPAAPALPYRSVPPGPVLSGDAR
- a CDS encoding ANTAR domain-containing protein codes for the protein MRSDSRSARIQVLVAEQAARRGARVGVVDVCTAAVAALPVGGAGVSAMSKTAASHPLCSTDGISEQLEELQLTLGEGPCVDAFTQGSAVLTPDLLTGAMQDRWAVFADAALVAGARAVFALPLQMGAISPGVLDLYADVPTVLDTEELADALAFADLATLLLLDARIDETGAPVDGVLADRGFEDLGGYRAEIDQATGILTVQLGVNIDEAFVRLRAYATCCPGRGWPLRPGADRVKGWKGRGVPLPPIPEIPMVLPVRPEVR
- a CDS encoding MarR family winged helix-turn-helix transcriptional regulator, which encodes MASSPSESEPLIRLLWRAHNWFRAALTTAFEAQEDGSAISAAHVTLLSQLPSEGASIAELARRLGVSAPTAHQWVHELVAAGVVTVESDPRSARSKLVLLSASGVRRRAETMQILAGLEATLAGRIGADTVTALRAALEEPWGSPESVVVELPGPSTP
- a CDS encoding amidohydrolase family protein gives rise to the protein MAGRSLDAPRLGEEWGRRLADLTELRLADMDEHGVDMQVLSLTSPGVEAIEDPSEAVATARRVNDYLADVVAAHPTRFAGFATLPLQDPKAAVVELRRAVEQLGLKGVLHNDHVQGHYLDEPQFRPVWAELERLGVTLYLHPALFPADQWRVFQGHPVLSGPSWGWTAQVGAHALRLIYGGVFDEFPGASVTLGHMGELLPFQLARLDSRYHQADPKSRPRQLPSHYLRHNLYATTSGVFSHAALLGAVQAIGADRLLFAVDYPYESTAEAVEFLRTAPFSRADLKRIAHRNAAHLLNL